In one Micromonospora polyrhachis genomic region, the following are encoded:
- a CDS encoding thiolase family protein: MRDAVIVGTARTPIGRRKGGLASVHPVDLSAYVLLALAERSGLAPADVDDVIWGCVSQVGEQSWNIGRNVVLAAGWPESVPGTSVDRQCGSSQQALHFAAATVISGQADLVVAGGVEAMTRVPMGSSATGGLPYGDLVRDRYRDAEGFGVDEPVPFNQGVGAEMIAQRWGFSRTQLDEFALASHQKAAAAQDVGLFEAEISPVAVADGGKVTADEGIRRDTTLERLGELKTPFKADGVVTAGSASQISDGAAAVAVTTSEWARQHGLTPLARIHTAVVAADDPVIMLTAPIPATAKALRRAGLGIDDIGVYEVNEAFAPVPLAWLAETGADPARLNPRGGAIALGHPLGGSGARIMTTMVQHMRDNGIRYGLQTMCEGGGMANATIVELL; encoded by the coding sequence ATGCGGGACGCGGTCATCGTCGGTACGGCACGCACCCCGATCGGCCGACGCAAGGGTGGCCTGGCCTCGGTGCACCCGGTCGATCTGTCGGCGTACGTCCTGCTCGCGTTGGCCGAGCGCTCCGGCCTGGCGCCGGCCGACGTCGACGACGTGATCTGGGGCTGCGTGTCCCAGGTCGGCGAGCAGTCGTGGAACATCGGCCGCAACGTCGTACTGGCGGCCGGCTGGCCGGAGTCGGTGCCCGGCACGAGCGTCGACCGGCAGTGTGGCTCCAGCCAGCAGGCGCTGCACTTCGCCGCCGCCACCGTCATCTCCGGTCAGGCGGACCTCGTCGTCGCCGGCGGAGTCGAGGCGATGACCCGGGTACCGATGGGCTCCTCGGCCACCGGCGGCCTGCCGTACGGGGATCTGGTGCGCGACCGCTACCGCGACGCCGAAGGCTTCGGCGTCGACGAGCCGGTGCCGTTCAACCAGGGGGTCGGGGCGGAGATGATCGCCCAGCGGTGGGGCTTCTCCCGTACCCAGTTGGACGAGTTCGCGCTGGCCAGCCACCAGAAGGCGGCGGCGGCGCAGGACGTCGGGCTGTTCGAGGCGGAGATCTCCCCGGTCGCGGTGGCCGACGGTGGCAAGGTCACCGCCGACGAGGGCATCCGGCGGGACACCACCCTGGAGCGGCTCGGTGAGCTGAAGACGCCGTTCAAGGCCGATGGCGTGGTCACGGCCGGCTCGGCGTCGCAGATCTCCGACGGAGCCGCCGCCGTCGCGGTCACCACCTCCGAGTGGGCCCGGCAGCACGGCCTCACCCCGCTGGCCCGGATCCACACCGCCGTGGTCGCCGCCGACGACCCGGTGATCATGCTGACCGCACCCATCCCGGCCACCGCGAAGGCGCTGCGCCGCGCCGGGCTGGGCATCGACGATATCGGCGTGTACGAGGTCAACGAGGCGTTCGCGCCGGTGCCGCTGGCCTGGCTGGCCGAGACCGGAGCCGACCCGGCCCGACTCAACCCGCGCGGCGGAGCCATCGCCCTCGGCCACCCGCTCGGTGGATCCGGTGCCCGGATCATGACCACGATGGTGCAGCACATGCGGGACAACGGCATCCGCTACGGCCTACAGACCATGTGCGAGGGCGGCGGTATGGCCAACGCCACCATCGTCGAACTGCTGTAG
- a CDS encoding PH domain-containing protein gives MPDDDRPRTWRVRALLPVLKVVGAGGFAVLGALLAEGDPVRWGLAALAAAGLLGWALRDLVAPVRLGVDGAGITVITGFAGRRHLDWARIERIAVDTRPRRGLRTELLEIDAGDSLHLFGRHDLGTAPDEVAAILQTRWRRATVG, from the coding sequence TTGCCGGACGACGACCGACCCAGGACCTGGCGCGTGCGCGCACTCCTGCCCGTGCTGAAGGTGGTGGGTGCCGGCGGCTTCGCCGTACTCGGGGCACTGCTCGCCGAAGGCGACCCGGTCCGGTGGGGTCTGGCCGCCCTGGCCGCCGCCGGGCTTCTCGGCTGGGCACTGCGCGACCTGGTCGCTCCGGTCCGCCTCGGCGTCGACGGGGCTGGCATCACGGTGATCACCGGATTCGCCGGTCGGCGACACCTCGACTGGGCCCGGATCGAGCGGATCGCCGTGGACACGCGCCCCCGGCGCGGCCTGCGCACCGAACTCCTGGAGATCGACGCGGGCGACTCCCTGCACCTGTTCGGGCGGCACGACCTCGGCACCGCGCCGGACGAGGTCGCCGCGATCCTCCAGACCAGGTGGCGACGGGCCACGGTCGGCTGA
- a CDS encoding rhomboid family intramembrane serine protease, with product MSESPPTTPVCYRHPSRETYIRCTRCERPICPECMRDASVGHQCPECVAEGRRTQRPVRTVFGGGAAGRAGYVTKAIIAVNVVLMLLSIALDSGGDAAAGGRGFGGLLGGSTPLTTWGSVLGLALFPDFTVHGIANGEYYRLITAMFLHYGLIHLLMNMWALWVLGRSLEATLGPVRFLALYLVAGLGGNVAAYVFTAPNSQTAGASTAVFGLFAALFIIMRRLGRDTSSVIPILVINLVFTFAVPGISIAGHLGGLVFGAIVALVMAYAPRSRRALVQTVGTAIVVIGLIVATLVRTVFLLG from the coding sequence GTGAGCGAGTCCCCGCCGACCACGCCGGTCTGCTACCGGCACCCGTCGCGGGAGACCTACATCCGGTGCACCCGGTGTGAGCGGCCGATCTGCCCGGAGTGCATGCGGGATGCTTCGGTCGGTCACCAGTGCCCGGAATGTGTGGCGGAGGGGCGTCGGACGCAGCGGCCGGTGCGTACCGTCTTCGGAGGCGGTGCCGCCGGCCGTGCCGGCTACGTCACCAAGGCGATCATCGCCGTCAACGTCGTGCTCATGTTGCTCTCCATCGCCCTGGACTCCGGGGGTGACGCGGCCGCCGGTGGACGCGGCTTCGGGGGGTTGCTCGGCGGCAGCACCCCGTTGACCACGTGGGGCTCGGTGCTCGGGCTGGCGCTCTTTCCCGACTTCACCGTGCACGGGATCGCGAATGGCGAGTACTACCGCCTCATCACCGCGATGTTCCTGCACTACGGTCTCATCCACCTGCTCATGAACATGTGGGCACTGTGGGTGCTGGGCCGATCGCTGGAGGCAACTCTCGGCCCGGTCCGGTTCCTGGCCCTCTACCTGGTCGCCGGGCTCGGCGGCAACGTCGCCGCGTACGTCTTCACCGCGCCGAACAGCCAGACGGCGGGTGCGTCGACCGCGGTCTTCGGTCTCTTTGCGGCGCTGTTCATCATCATGCGTCGGCTTGGCCGGGACACCTCGTCGGTCATCCCGATCCTGGTGATCAACCTGGTCTTCACCTTTGCCGTGCCCGGCATCTCCATCGCCGGGCACCTCGGTGGCCTCGTCTTCGGCGCGATCGTGGCGCTGGTGATGGCGTACGCGCCCCGGTCCCGTCGCGCCCTGGTGCAGACGGTCGGCACCGCCATCGTCGTGATCGGGTTGATCGTCGCGACACTCGTGCGGACGGTGTTCCTGCTCGGCTGA
- a CDS encoding peptidylprolyl isomerase yields MAEAIYATLHTNAGPIRLELFPNHAPKTVRNFVELAEGTGKYTDPRTGAPGSGPYYDGTISHRVIAGFMIQMGDPTGTGRGGPGYQFADEFHPDLRFDQPYLLAMANAGPGTNGSQFFITVDRTPHLNNRHTIFGKVADQDSVKVVDAIANTPTGPGDRPRNDVVIERVEIERTSA; encoded by the coding sequence GTGGCTGAGGCGATCTACGCCACCTTGCACACCAACGCCGGCCCGATCCGGTTGGAACTGTTCCCGAACCACGCGCCGAAGACCGTGCGCAACTTCGTCGAACTCGCCGAAGGCACCGGTAAGTACACCGACCCGCGCACCGGCGCGCCCGGCTCCGGGCCCTACTACGACGGCACCATCTCGCACCGGGTGATCGCCGGGTTCATGATCCAGATGGGTGACCCGACCGGCACCGGCCGGGGCGGACCGGGCTACCAGTTCGCCGACGAGTTCCACCCGGACCTGCGCTTCGACCAGCCCTACCTGCTGGCGATGGCGAACGCCGGACCGGGCACCAACGGTTCGCAGTTCTTCATCACCGTCGACCGGACGCCGCACCTGAACAACCGGCACACCATCTTCGGCAAGGTGGCCGACCAGGACTCGGTGAAGGTGGTCGATGCGATCGCCAACACCCCGACCGGTCCCGGCGACCGGCCGCGCAACGACGTGGTCATCGAGCGCGTCGAGATCGAACGTACCTCGGCCTGA
- a CDS encoding magnesium and cobalt transport protein CorA, giving the protein MAERFDRGRAGTGAEARKDRIPRSRAWTAPVRAMTRILNADGSQQPSAVSTPDRTAVVDCALYIDGVRQTGDWDYAEALAQAQQRRDAFVWLGLHQPGLAEMTSIAASYGLHELAVEDAVKAEQRPKLERFGEVSFLVLRTARYVAHGELTENSEVVETGQVLLFIGPQFVISVRHGDACRLAPVRADLESSRELLAQGPWAVAYAITDRVVDLYLEVSDRVEDDLDTLETQVFGRQAHGRIQRIYQMKRELVEFKRAVVPLQRPLMTLTAQINREVPGEIRRYFRDVQDHLTRTVEQVNSYDDLLNSILQARLAQVTVEQNNDMRKIAAWAAIAAVWTAIAGIYGMNFDVMPETKWTYGYPVVLALMLGSSLVLYRMFRRNGWL; this is encoded by the coding sequence ATGGCGGAGCGATTCGACCGCGGCCGGGCCGGGACCGGTGCAGAAGCTCGTAAGGATCGGATACCCCGATCCCGCGCCTGGACCGCCCCGGTACGGGCGATGACGCGCATCCTCAACGCCGACGGCAGTCAACAGCCGTCGGCGGTGAGTACCCCTGATCGCACTGCGGTGGTGGACTGCGCCCTCTACATCGACGGCGTACGGCAGACCGGCGACTGGGACTACGCCGAGGCGCTGGCCCAGGCGCAGCAGCGGCGCGACGCCTTCGTCTGGCTGGGCCTGCACCAACCGGGCCTGGCCGAGATGACCAGCATCGCGGCCAGCTACGGGCTGCACGAGTTGGCGGTCGAGGACGCGGTCAAGGCCGAGCAGCGACCCAAGCTGGAACGCTTCGGTGAGGTCAGCTTCCTGGTGCTCCGCACCGCCCGGTACGTCGCACACGGCGAACTCACGGAGAACTCCGAGGTCGTGGAGACCGGGCAGGTGCTGCTCTTCATCGGCCCGCAGTTCGTGATCAGCGTGCGGCACGGCGACGCCTGCCGACTCGCCCCGGTCCGGGCCGACCTGGAGAGCAGCCGGGAACTGCTCGCCCAGGGGCCGTGGGCGGTGGCCTACGCGATCACCGACCGGGTGGTCGACCTCTACCTGGAGGTGAGTGACCGGGTGGAGGACGACCTGGACACCCTGGAAACCCAGGTGTTCGGTCGTCAGGCGCACGGGCGAATCCAGCGGATCTACCAGATGAAGCGGGAACTGGTGGAGTTCAAGCGGGCGGTGGTTCCGCTCCAGCGTCCACTGATGACCCTGACCGCCCAGATCAACCGGGAGGTGCCGGGGGAGATCCGGCGCTACTTCCGCGACGTGCAGGACCACCTGACCCGTACGGTCGAGCAGGTCAACTCCTACGACGACCTGCTCAACTCGATCCTCCAGGCCCGCCTGGCCCAGGTCACCGTCGAACAGAACAACGACATGCGCAAGATCGCGGCGTGGGCGGCCATCGCGGCCGTGTGGACCGCCATCGCCGGCATCTACGGCATGAACTTCGACGTCATGCCAGAGACCAAATGGACGTACGGCTATCCCGTCGTACTCGCCCTGATGCTCGGATCCTCGCTGGTGCTGTACCGGATGTTCCGGCGTAACGGCTGGCTCTGA
- a CDS encoding aminotransferase-like domain-containing protein produces MTAEQLISFARGAPSLDIVDIDGLKAAAVRAFDADPAGITAYGNSLGYLPLREWIAAKHGVAVDQVLVTNGSLQADAFLFDRLVKPGDAVVVERPTYDRTLLNLQQQGAEVHAVTIQPDGIDTDELGKLLESGVRPTVAHIIPNYQNPAGVTLSLEKRQALLALAVEYGFTIFEDDPYADVRFRGEPLPSMLSLDEHDVVVHASSFTKTVCPGVRVGYLVGPAALIADIAKRATSLYISPGMVAQAIVHQFCVSGDIDRSVEKVCGALGERATLLAAALREHIPGVRFIEPDGGYFLWVELPTDVQVDKLAPAAAERGVAVVKGSDFLLDGGQHALRLAYSAVTPDRIDEGVRRLAEAVEAVRGQG; encoded by the coding sequence ATGACCGCTGAGCAGCTGATCTCGTTTGCCCGTGGGGCACCCTCGCTGGACATCGTCGATATCGATGGGCTCAAGGCCGCCGCCGTGCGGGCCTTCGATGCGGACCCGGCCGGCATCACCGCGTACGGCAACTCGCTGGGCTACCTGCCGCTGCGTGAGTGGATCGCGGCCAAGCACGGTGTCGCCGTCGACCAGGTGCTGGTCACCAACGGTTCGTTGCAGGCCGACGCGTTCCTCTTCGACCGGCTCGTCAAGCCGGGTGACGCGGTCGTGGTGGAGCGGCCGACCTACGACCGGACCCTGCTCAACCTCCAGCAGCAGGGTGCCGAGGTGCATGCGGTCACCATCCAGCCGGACGGGATCGACACCGACGAGCTGGGCAAACTGTTGGAGTCGGGGGTACGCCCGACGGTGGCGCACATCATCCCCAACTACCAGAACCCGGCCGGGGTCACGCTCTCCCTGGAGAAGCGGCAGGCGCTGCTCGCCCTGGCCGTCGAGTACGGCTTCACCATCTTCGAGGACGACCCGTACGCCGACGTCCGGTTCCGGGGCGAGCCGCTGCCGTCCATGCTCTCCCTCGACGAGCACGACGTCGTGGTGCACGCGTCCAGCTTCACCAAGACCGTCTGCCCCGGCGTACGGGTGGGTTACCTGGTCGGGCCGGCGGCGCTGATCGCCGACATCGCCAAGCGGGCAACCAGCCTCTACATCTCGCCCGGCATGGTGGCGCAGGCCATCGTGCACCAGTTCTGCGTCTCCGGCGACATCGACCGTTCCGTCGAGAAGGTGTGTGGCGCGCTGGGCGAGCGGGCGACGTTGCTGGCCGCGGCGTTGCGCGAGCACATTCCGGGCGTACGGTTCATCGAGCCGGACGGCGGCTACTTCCTCTGGGTCGAACTTCCCACGGACGTGCAGGTCGACAAGCTCGCCCCTGCTGCCGCGGAGCGGGGTGTGGCCGTTGTCAAGGGCAGCGACTTCCTTCTCGACGGTGGCCAGCACGCGTTGCGCCTGGCCTATTCGGCGGTCACCCCCGACCGGATCGACGAGGGTGTACGACGGCTGGCGGAGGCTGTCGAAGCGGTCCGCGGACAGGGATAA
- a CDS encoding CBS domain-containing protein, whose product MRVREAMSSQVLVVGPEHTLRQAARMMSERRVGSAVVVDPESHGIGIMTERDVLNAIGAGLDCDVERTSAHLTWDVVYAGPDWTLEEAAASMVRGGFRHLVVLADAEVLGVISVRDIVRVWAGQRAAASR is encoded by the coding sequence ATGCGGGTACGTGAAGCGATGTCCAGCCAGGTTCTCGTCGTCGGCCCCGAGCACACGCTCCGGCAGGCCGCCCGGATGATGTCGGAGCGACGGGTGGGTTCAGCGGTCGTCGTCGATCCCGAGTCGCACGGGATCGGGATCATGACCGAACGTGACGTACTTAACGCCATCGGAGCCGGACTCGACTGCGATGTGGAACGTACCTCCGCCCATCTCACCTGGGACGTGGTCTACGCCGGACCGGACTGGACCCTGGAGGAGGCGGCGGCGTCGATGGTCCGGGGCGGGTTCCGGCACCTCGTGGTCTTGGCGGATGCCGAGGTCCTCGGCGTGATCTCGGTTCGGGACATCGTCCGGGTCTGGGCTGGACAGCGGGCTGCCGCATCCCGCTAG
- a CDS encoding NUDIX domain-containing protein: MPPEPLRCAGALIVDDDGRIFFQRRSPHRRLFPNVWDIVGGHLEPGEDTEDALHREVTEETGWTVSHVLGLVGEYRYTGNDGIERIEVDFLIRVDGDLTRPCLEVGKHTEFRWLAEHEIAVLDEHREVNDGLIRRIAEDGFAALRSIGL, translated from the coding sequence GTGCCCCCCGAGCCCCTACGCTGCGCCGGAGCCCTGATCGTCGATGACGACGGGCGGATCTTCTTCCAGCGGCGATCCCCGCACCGTCGGCTGTTCCCCAACGTGTGGGACATCGTCGGCGGGCATCTCGAACCCGGCGAGGACACCGAGGACGCGCTCCACCGCGAAGTCACGGAGGAGACCGGCTGGACCGTCTCCCACGTACTCGGGTTGGTCGGCGAATACCGCTACACCGGCAACGATGGCATCGAGCGGATCGAAGTGGACTTCCTGATCCGGGTCGACGGCGACCTCACCCGGCCCTGTCTGGAGGTCGGCAAACACACCGAGTTCCGGTGGCTGGCCGAACACGAGATCGCCGTACTCGACGAGCACCGCGAGGTCAACGACGGACTGATCCGCCGGATCGCCGAGGACGGTTTCGCCGCGCTACGTTCGATCGGCCTGTGA
- a CDS encoding phosphocholine cytidylyltransferase family protein yields the protein MIGMVLAAGAGRRLRPYTDTLPKALVPVDGETTILDISLRNLAAVGLTDVTVVVGYAAEAVESRQSALEDRYGVKLSLVHNDKAEEWNNAYSLWLAREHFAQGALLVNGDTVHPVSIEQTLLAQRGPGILLAIDSVKKLADEEMKTTFDATGQLTRITKLMDPADAFGEYIGATLIEPHAAAGLADALETTWKRDPNLYYEDGYQEYADRGGEVRAATIGDVPWVEVDNHDDLARAREIACHY from the coding sequence ATGATCGGTATGGTGCTCGCCGCGGGCGCGGGACGTCGACTGCGCCCGTACACCGACACCCTGCCCAAGGCACTCGTCCCGGTCGACGGGGAGACCACCATCCTCGACATCTCGCTGCGCAACCTCGCCGCGGTCGGCCTGACCGACGTCACCGTCGTGGTCGGCTACGCGGCCGAAGCCGTCGAGAGCCGCCAGTCGGCCCTGGAGGACCGGTACGGCGTCAAGCTCAGCCTGGTGCACAACGACAAGGCCGAGGAGTGGAACAACGCGTACTCGCTCTGGCTGGCCCGGGAGCACTTCGCCCAGGGCGCACTGCTGGTCAACGGCGACACCGTGCACCCGGTAAGCATCGAACAGACGCTGCTCGCCCAGCGTGGCCCCGGCATCCTGCTCGCCATCGACTCGGTCAAGAAGCTCGCCGACGAGGAGATGAAGACCACCTTCGACGCCACCGGTCAGCTCACCCGGATCACCAAGCTGATGGACCCGGCGGACGCCTTCGGCGAGTACATCGGTGCCACCCTGATCGAGCCGCACGCCGCCGCCGGACTCGCCGACGCGCTGGAGACCACCTGGAAGCGGGACCCCAACCTCTACTACGAGGACGGCTACCAGGAGTACGCAGACCGGGGCGGTGAGGTACGGGCGGCCACCATCGGCGACGTACCGTGGGTCGAGGTGGAC